The following proteins are encoded in a genomic region of Candidatus Paceibacterota bacterium:
- a CDS encoding YidC/Oxa1 family membrane protein insertase produces the protein MTYLYHLIFYEPLYNGLAFLTNILPGHDIGLAIIILTLMVRTILLPFNHSSSVTQIKMREIEPAIREIKEKFKNNKEEQARQTMALYREKEIRPFFSFFTVLIQIPVFLALFFILRNNPIFDADIFYSFVERPTEVGSLLFGFIDVSKSSYLISFLAAITQFFQVKLSMPGISVKPKSGNGNFSFKDELQKSMSMQMKYIMPVVIFFVATRFASGLPLYWTTANVFAIVHEIIISKKRAAYGGNKERENRKNKKSY, from the coding sequence ATGACCTATCTTTATCATTTGATTTTTTACGAACCGCTTTACAACGGGTTGGCTTTTTTAACCAACATACTGCCCGGTCATGACATCGGCTTGGCTATAATTATTTTGACCTTGATGGTAAGGACCATACTTCTTCCTTTCAATCACAGCTCTTCCGTAACTCAAATAAAAATGAGGGAAATAGAACCGGCTATCCGCGAAATAAAGGAAAAATTTAAAAACAACAAAGAAGAACAGGCGCGTCAAACAATGGCGCTTTATCGGGAGAAAGAAATAAGGCCCTTTTTCAGTTTTTTTACGGTCTTAATTCAGATACCGGTTTTTTTAGCGCTTTTTTTTATTCTTAGAAATAATCCGATATTTGACGCGGATATTTTTTATTCGTTTGTAGAACGCCCGACAGAAGTCGGTTCTCTCCTTTTTGGTTTCATCGACGTATCCAAATCAAGTTATTTGATTTCTTTTTTGGCGGCTATTACCCAGTTTTTCCAGGTAAAACTTTCAATGCCCGGTATTTCGGTTAAGCCGAAGTCCGGAAACGGAAACTTTTCTTTCAAGGACGAGCTACAAAAAAGCATGAGTATGCAGATGAAATATATCATGCCTGTGGTAATTTTTTTCGTGGCAACAAGGTTCGCGTCAGGACTCCCTCTTTATTGGACAACCGCCAATGTATTTGCTATAGTACACGAAATTATAATTTCAAAGAAAAGAGCGGCTTATGGCGGAAATAAAGAAAGAGAAAATAGAAAAAATAAAAAATCTTATTGA
- a CDS encoding ribonuclease P protein component, giving the protein MLPKKNRLGKSDFSFLKKAKKRVFSFPDFRITVCKSEFFSSPARFGVVIPAAVSKKAVLRNKLRRRIKNILFKNISEFSEGLIVVVYPQKSAAIISFKETNEEFARFIKEFHGHKN; this is encoded by the coding sequence ATGCTGCCGAAAAAAAACAGGCTTGGAAAATCAGATTTTTCTTTTTTAAAAAAAGCGAAAAAAAGAGTTTTTTCTTTTCCTGATTTTAGAATCACGGTTTGCAAATCGGAATTTTTTTCTAGCCCCGCGCGTTTTGGCGTCGTGATTCCGGCGGCTGTTTCAAAAAAAGCCGTTTTAAGGAATAAATTGAGGCGCAGAATAAAAAACATTCTTTTTAAAAATATCTCAGAGTTTTCTGAAGGATTAATTGTGGTGGTTTATCCGCAGAAAAGCGCCGCAATTATTTCTTTTAAAGAAACAAATGAAGAATTTGCGCGATTTATTAAAGAATTTCATGGGCATAAAAATTAA
- the rpmH gene encoding 50S ribosomal protein L34 encodes MSFTYKPKKKKRNKTHGFLKRSSSKSGKKIIKRRKAKGRKKVTV; translated from the coding sequence ATGTCTTTTACTTATAAACCAAAAAAGAAAAAAAGAAACAAAACCCACGGTTTTTTAAAGAGATCAAGCTCTAAAAGCGGCAAAAAAATCATAAAAAGAAGAAAGGCGAAGGGTAGAAAAAAGGTAACGGTTTAA